A portion of the Phacochoerus africanus isolate WHEZ1 chromosome 5, ROS_Pafr_v1, whole genome shotgun sequence genome contains these proteins:
- the RAB11FIP5 gene encoding rab11 family-interacting protein 5 isoform X3 has protein sequence MFDLSAKDKPRSPFSKIKDKMRGKKKFDLESASAILPSSALEDPELGSLGKMGKAKGFFLRNKLRKSSLTQSNTSLGSDSTLSSASGSLAYQGPGAELLTRSPSRSSWLSSEGGRDSAQSPKLLTHKRTYSDEASQIRAAPPRALLDLQGHLDGASRSSLCVNGSHIYNEEPQGPPRHRSSISGPFPPSSSLHSVSSRPSEEGPRSADDSWGRGSRRTSISEAVPGQEELSSQAKVLAVGASRSGEEEGARPSEGRPVQVATPMVASSEAVAEKEGARKEDRKPRMGLFHHHHQGLSRSEMGRRGSLGEKGGPSLGASPHHSSSGEEKTKSSWFGLREAKEPTQKPSASRASPTPLASPEKAPPEWDDTFNVFAASRLRPEARCEILAPAGVGLEATGLQDPGPGAMTVKAAEPQGPPGGGGRGGSSVWLEPRVPLDLGLDHQSTSAANLGRLGSEGARLTTMSAQLHPRASDSEADRELPAPGGEVGQSPADSATTSLFSSPEVISVWERLPDPDGAPEGQDEEASQGGSQIFCELNPIEDPWPWDVVTVSPAAETSPVLRGESDELPPPLMRPESPETVRPEPPEPVRPESPELERPESPEFERPESPEPVQPESPETEQPESLEPMRPESPEPVRSEGFPPLEPEPKSKPKWVSDKGLQPNTPPPKPPRLFTASDSQEQEEAAAEDEEEKAAGGLSSRGSETGEDTFPSALVAGPQEAKDEAEKPEVESDSHSSAAMLGGPGLEDPAEDASLPVSGPCLSLPTSCPQGSAPTPSYSESLALQSQQIWRAPEREGPEAPEAQSQEPAGEGLGSLTGGSLTCSSLQAHLWASEEAALDPFLSQGSQDPPSLPSTSPPGSRESSIHSGPEELPTPPEPAFPPPPLPPWASHRHGGPSPPCPPLPGAWPLTSSSPPPGEPASPTGSSSPTLLGEDRAAVTPASPLALLPLETRPAAEPQSSSASPHPVKPLSAAQAEGSPDRKQPRSSLSSALSSGLEKLKTVTSGGIQPVAPAPQVGQTVDTKRLKDSGVLDQSAKYYHLTHDELIGLLLQRERELSQRDEHVQELESYIDRLLVRIMETSPTLLQIPPGTPK, from the exons ATGTTCGACCTGTCCGCGAAGGACAAGCCGCGGTCCCCGTTTAGCAAGATCAAGGACAAGATGAGGGGCAAGAAGAAGTTTGATCTGGAATCTGCCTCTGCCATCCTCCCCAGCAGCGCCCTGGAGGACCCCGAGCTGGGCAGCCTGGGCAAGATGGGCAAAGCCAAGGGCTTCTTCCTCCGCAACAAGCTGCGCAAGTCCTCCCTGACCCAGTCCAACACCTCGCTGGGCTCCGACAGCACCCTGTCCTCGGCCAGCGGGAGCCTGGCCTACCAGGGCCCTGGTGCCGAGCTCCTCACCCGCTCACCCAGCCGCAGCAGCTGGCTGTCCTCCGAAGGGG GCAGGGACTCTGCACAGTCCCCTAAGTTGCTCACCCACAAAAGGACCTACAGCGACGAGGCCAGCCAGATACGAGCCGCTCCACCCCGGGCCCTTCTTGACCTTCAGGGCCACCTCGACGGGGCCTCGCGCTCCTCTCTGTGTGTCAACGGGAGCCACATTTACAACGAGGAGCCCCAGGGCCCCCCGCGGCACCGCAGCTCCATCTCGGGCCCATTTCCCCCATCCAGCTCCCTGCACAGTGTCTCTTCCCGGCCCTCGGAGGAGGGGCCCCGGTCCGCAGATGACTCCTGGGGCAGAGGCAGCCGCCGCACCAGCATCTCAGAGGCGGTACCCGGACAGGAGGAGCTGAGCTCGCAGGCCAAAGTGTTGGCCGTGGGAGCCAGCCGctctggagaggaggagggggcccgGCCCTCAGAGGGAAGGCCTGTGCAGGTCGCCACTCCCATGGTGGCCTCCTCTGAGGCTGTGGCAGAGAAGGAGGGAGCCCGGAAGGAGGATCGGAAGCCCCGGATGGGCCTtttccaccatcaccaccagggGCTGAGTCGGAGCGAGATGGGGCGCCGAGGCTCCCTGGGGGAGAAAGGGGGTCCCTCTCTGGGGGCCTCCCCCCACCACTCATCCAGTGGGGAGGAAAAAACCAAAAGTAGCTGGTTTGGCTTGAGAGAAGCCAAGGAACCAACTCAGAAACCCAG tgCCTCCagggccagccccacccccctgGCCTCCCCTGAGAAAGCCCCGCCTGAGTGGGACGACACCTTCAACGTCTTTGCTGCCAGCAGGCTGCGTCCAGAGGCCAGGTGTGAGATCCTGGCCCCTGCAGGAGTGGGGCTGGAGGCGACTGGGCTGCAAGACCCAGGCCCTGGGGCCATGACAGTGAAGGCAGCTGAGCCCCAGGGGCCCCCTGGGGGCGGAGGAAGAGGTGGGAGCAGCGTGTGGCTGGAGCCCAGAGTTCCTCTGGACTTGGGACTGGACCATCAGAGCACAAGTGCAGCTAACCTGGGGCGCCTTGGGTCAGAAGGGGCCCGCCTGACCACCATGTCAGCCCAGCTGCACCCGAGAGCCTCGGACTCCGAAGCAGACAGGGAGTTGCCAGCCCCAGGAGGGGAAGTGGGGCAGAGTCCAGCAGACAGCGCGACGACGTCTCTGTTTAGCTCCCCAGAAGTGATCAGCGTGTGGGAGAGACTGCCGGACCCAGACGGTGCTCCCGAAGGCCAGGACGAGGAGGCCTCCCAAGGTGGGAGCCAGATTTTCTGTGAACTCAACCCCATTGaggacccctggccttgggatGTGGTCACTGTTTCTCCTGCAGCTGAGACTTCACCAGTCCTGCGAGGAGAGTCTGATGAGCTGCCTCCTCCCCTGATGCGGCCAGAGTCACCAGAAACTGTGCGGCCAGAGCCACCAGAACCTGTGCGGCCAGAGTCACCAGAACTTGAGCGGCCAGAGTCACCAGAATTTGAGCGGCCAGAGTCACCAGAACCTGTGCAGCCAGAGTCACCAGAAACTGAACAGCCAGAATCATTGGAACCTATGCGGCCAGAGTCACCAGAACCTGTGAGGAGTGAGGGGTTTCCTCCACTGGAGCCAGAGCCCAAGTCCAAACCCAAATGGGTGTCGGACAAGGGGCTGCAGCCCAACACACCACCTCCCAAGCCACCACGCCTCTTCACAGCCTCAGATtcccaggagcaggaggaggcagcGGCAGAGGACGAGGAGGAGAAGGCGGCAGGGGGGCTGAGTAGCAGGGGGTCAGAGACAGGAGAAGACACCTTTCCGAGTGCGCTGGTTGCTGGTCCCCAGGAGGCCAAGGACGAGGCCGAGAAACCCGAGGTGGAGTCTGACAGCCATTCTTCCGCAGCCATGCTGGGTGGGCCAGGCCTGGAAGATCCAGCAGAGGATGCCAGTCTTCCTGTGTCTGggccctgcctctctctgcccaCTAGCTGCCCTCAGGGGTCTGCCCCCACACCCTCTTACTCAGAGAGCTTGGCTCTTCAGAGTCAGCAGATCTGGAGGGCTCCGGAGAGAGAAGGCCCTGAGGCTCCCGAGGCCCAGAGCCAGGAGCCAGCCGGAGAGGGGCTTGGGTCCCTGACTGGCGGGTCCCTGACTTGCAGCTCCCTCCAGGCTCACCTGTGGGCCTCAGAGGAGGCTGCTTTGGACCCCTTCTTGTCTCAGGGGAGCCAAGACCCTCCCAGCCTCCCGTCCACATCCCCTCCAGGGTCCAGGGAATCTTCCATCCATTCTGGTCCAGAAGAGTTGCCCACCCCCCCAGAACCTGCCTTTCCACCgccccctctcccaccctgggCCAGCCACCGCCACGGGGGGCCCAGCCCTCCATGCCCTCCCCTGCCTGGAGCCTGGCCCTTgacctcttcctccccaccccccggggaGCCAGCCTCCCCCACTGGGAGCTCCTCCCCCACCCTACTTGGGGAGGACCGTGCTGCAGTCACCCCAGCCTCCCCGCTTGCGCTTCTGCCCTTGGAGACACGACCAGCTGCGGAGCCACAGTCCAGTAGTGCCAG TCCCCACCCTGTGAAGCCCCTCAGTGCCGCCCAAGCAGAGGGCAGCCCCGACAGGAAGCAGCCCCGCTCCAGTCTGAGCTCAGCCCTGAGCAGTGGGCTGGAGAAGCTCAAGACAGTCACATCTGGTGGCATCCAGCCTGTGGCTCCAGCCCCCCAGGTTGGCCAGACCGTGGACACCAAGAGGCTGAAG GACTCGGGGGTGCTGGACCAGTCAGCCAAATACTACCACCTGACCCACGACGAGCTCATTGGCCTGCTCCTGCAGCGGGAGCGGGAGCTGAGCCAGCGGGACGAGCACGTGCAGGAGCTGGAGAGCTACATTGACCGGCTGCTGGTGCGGATCATGGAGACCTCGCCCACACTGCTGCAGATCCCCCCTGGCACCCCCAAGTAG